The following nucleotide sequence is from Nitratidesulfovibrio termitidis HI1.
CTGGTGGAAGCCCTGCGCGCCCACCGGGGCAACACCACCGAGGCGGCGCGGGCGCTGGGCCTTACCCGGCGCATCATGGGCCTGCGCATGAAGCGCTTCAAGCTGACCTATCAGCAGTTTCGCAAGGGGGAGGGGGCGACTCAGGGATAGCTCCACATGACGTACTCTCGCCCCCTTCCATGTCGCTGCCATTTCCTTTCGTTCACTCCAACCGTCCACCGCACCGTGAGAAAGGAGCCGCCATGAACGCCACCGAAACCGCCGCAACCCCGCGCGACGCCTCGAAGCATCCCTGCTTCAACAAGGCCGCGTCCGGCACCTGCGGCCGTGTGCACCTGCCGGTGGCCCCCGGCTGCAACATCCAGTGCAACTACTGCGACCGGCAGTACGATTGCGCCAACGAGTCGCGCCCCGGCGTGACCAGCGCGGTGCTGAAGCCCCGCCAGGCTCTGGAATACATGCACAGGGTGCTGGAGGCGGAGCCGCGCATCACCGTTGCGGGCATTGCCGGGCCGGGCGACCCCATGGCCAACCCGGAAGCCACGCTGGAAACCATGCGCCTGCTGCGCGAGGCATACCCCCACCTGCTGTTCTGCCTGTCGTCCAACGGCCTTGCCATGCCCGCCCATCTGGACGACCTGGCGGCCTTCGGCGTTACCCACGCCACGGTCACCTGCAATGCGGCAGACCCGGCCATCGGCGCGTCCATCTATGCCTGGGTGCGCGACGGCCGGACCACCCTGCGCGGGCAGGACGCCGCGGAACTGCTGCTGCACCGCCAGAAGCAGGCCATCGCGGGGCTGAAGGCGCGGGGGATTGCCGTGAAGGTGAACACCATCGTCATTCCCGGCATCAACGACACCCACGTGACAGCCGTGGCCGAAATGGCCCGTTCGCTGGGCGCCGACCTGCACAACCTGATGCCCCTGCACCCGAACCCCGGCACCCCGTTCGCCGACGTGGCGGAACCCACGCCCGCGTTCATGGAAACCCTGCGTCTGGCCGGGGCGGCCCTGTTGCCCCAGATGACCCACTGTCGCCGCTGCCGGGCTGACGCCGTGGGGCTGCTGTGCGAGGACCGTTCCGGCGAACTGGCCCCGGTGCTGGCAGCTTGCGGTGGTCTGACCCCGGCGGGACCGGGCAAGGTGGGCGAGCCCGCGCGCAAGAAGCGGTGTGGCGGCGGTGACGGCAGCGGCGGGGGGTGTGGCGGCGGATGCGGTGGCGGCGGCATGCTGCGGCGCACCACCGGCGCGGCACACCCGGAACCGGTGCGCGCAACCGCCCTGGACGGCGATGCGCGGCCCTACGTGGCCGTGGCTTCGCGCGGTGGTTTGCGGGTAAACCTGCACCTTGGCAAGGCCCAGACCCTGCACATCTGGGAACCGCTGGAAGGCGGCGGCTTCCGGATGGTGGAGGAACGCATCCTGCCCGCACCGGACAGCCCCGGCCGCTGGGAACAACTGGCGCGCGGCCTGCACGACTGCCGCGCCCTGCTGGTGGAAGCTTTGGGCGACGTGCCGCGCGCGGTGCTGACCTCGCACGGGGTCAACACCGTGGCCTGCTCCGGCATGGTGCTGGACATGCTGCGCGCCGTGTACGGCGAGGACGGGGCCAGCCTGAACGACCTGCCCATGACCGCCACGGGGTGCCAGTGCGGCACGGATGCGGGGTGTCAGCCTGTGTAGTGCTGATCCTGTCAGGTACTCTTTCAAGTTCAAAGGCCGCCCCCGGATGGTTCCGGAGGCGGCCTTTTACGGTGCGCCGGGATGGCGGAAGGTGTGAGATGTGCATGGCTCGTGTCTGGCTCGTGACTGGTGCGGCGCCGGAACCGGACATGAGGGCGCGCATGCGGG
It contains:
- a CDS encoding radical SAM protein, encoding MNATETAATPRDASKHPCFNKAASGTCGRVHLPVAPGCNIQCNYCDRQYDCANESRPGVTSAVLKPRQALEYMHRVLEAEPRITVAGIAGPGDPMANPEATLETMRLLREAYPHLLFCLSSNGLAMPAHLDDLAAFGVTHATVTCNAADPAIGASIYAWVRDGRTTLRGQDAAELLLHRQKQAIAGLKARGIAVKVNTIVIPGINDTHVTAVAEMARSLGADLHNLMPLHPNPGTPFADVAEPTPAFMETLRLAGAALLPQMTHCRRCRADAVGLLCEDRSGELAPVLAACGGLTPAGPGKVGEPARKKRCGGGDGSGGGCGGGCGGGGMLRRTTGAAHPEPVRATALDGDARPYVAVASRGGLRVNLHLGKAQTLHIWEPLEGGGFRMVEERILPAPDSPGRWEQLARGLHDCRALLVEALGDVPRAVLTSHGVNTVACSGMVLDMLRAVYGEDGASLNDLPMTATGCQCGTDAGCQPV